The Pyrus communis chromosome 14, drPyrComm1.1, whole genome shotgun sequence sequence CGATTTGAAGAATTTTGTTGTGATTTTCTCATATTCTTTTAGCCTTCTTTTTCAGATGACAACTTTTAATCGCTAATATGTGACTATTATACGTCATTATACATATATAGATCAATGGAAACTGATTCTTCTCCAAATCCGCCCATAAAGTGAACGGTTCTATGCCAGCGAAACTTCAATTTGTGGTAGTAATTATAATTTAGAGTTATGGTTCAGTTTAGGGTTTTGGTGATTTTGGCCTATGAGGGCTCAAACACCGGTAATGCTAGATTTTGGTGTTATGAGTTTTTTTAGCTGATTGTGCAGATTTCATCCACTTAAATTTAGTTCTTCTGAGTTGTTTTATGTAAGATTTGTGTATTTTACTCATTTTTACATACTGTTGATTTTTTTAACGAATGTCGTTGTTgcttcaaagaagaaaaaaagaacttCTCAACCACATATTTCTCCTTCTAACGCTCAAAGAGGTCGGAATTTTTGTTCCCCGACtcctattaataaaaaaaaactacattttcTAAAAAGATGTCTAACGAATGTAAAATCATTATTGTAGATCTATACGTAATTTGTGTGGTTGTTTGTGAAGTAGATTTTGTGTATATATGATCTTGTGCCTATAAACTGTGTTCGTGTTAAACTTTATAACAATTTTGATCAAGACTTTTAAATTAATAGCCATGTGGACTGGTTTCTAAATTAACTAGTTGAATTATAGCGTCAGAGTTTGAACTATATACGCAGGCCGCCCAAAAGGTCAAAGAGAACTTCAACCCCAATTCGCCAATGTTTTCTGttgcattgaaaaaaaaaataaaaataaataatcctTAATGGAATGGTTGAGATAATAGTCCTACCGTCCAGGACatttgaaagggaaagaaaatgtcaaatttggggacaaaaatttaaactcatgaTGTATATAAAGTATGTTAATAGAAGTCTTGTTCCGCCACTAAATGTATAGTGTATGTTGAAACTAAATTCCAGAAAGGATTATCGAAGATGATTAAGAGGAACTTAATGCCAGAGAAGGCTAATGTTtcatttaggaaaaaaaaatattatgagcAGGCAAAACATCATTTATACTACTAATAAATAAAATCCTTGCTAAAAATACGTCTtataaaaactaggaaacaaaataacaaaggGATAACTTAAAATTACAATCCAAATCTAATTGGGAAATCTGCCCAGCTAACAATTAAACACGTTTCTAGACCTTTAGGGCTCCAAATCAGGCCCAAAACGACTTGAATTAAAGCTTAAGACGTCATCTCCAAGTTTGTAGAAGATCCCAACTCCAAAACCATCATATTCCAGCCCAAAAAACCGCAACTAAGCCATGCAACTCAGGGCCAGTTTGGGATTGATGTGCTTTTTAAAAAACTGCTTCGACTGTTGACATACCCCGACCCAAAATGTCCACTAAgactctgaatcgagctgtgctagccgacacctggaagatgacgaagtcataaagtgtagtgatgtggaaaatgtgaataaattttaaACCtgaaagtgcctaaatataagagtgcgctagtgagtgggaatgaacccatttcacacgtgatgttagaacataagtaaagtacacTAGAGTGGATTGAGAATTATACCCTCAGAGATAGCCACTTATATTGAGATTTGCCAAGagtcctcgtcgatacgaaagctcagctactaaaacttggaagggcgaaaaataagggtgagtgggcctaaaaatacagttttataaaaacctttatGAAAACATtgtaacccctcactgtaaaacatATATAGTTTCCAAGATATACATACTATGTATAGTATGGAAATACTCACCCTCGCTTGCAAAATACCAAGATATCAATACGGCATAATAGTTTATATATAAGTGCATGACGTCAGTAATCGTATACTTtcgcataagcaaacatatcaaATCAAGTGCTCATTgacacatgctgacacacgagttcatgtagagttattttgacatgaacaggactgggtgtaataatgatatacgctctagtgttCACATACGAGttggagttgcctattgcaacctgtacgacaggactggcacctacttggatccaaggcgagcatacGGTGcgaatgtgaacatacacgtggaAGACTAGCCTTGGTCTCGGTCGAGCACTAACACCAGATGCAATAAACGATGagtaaaacataaatatagtcatgctaTAGTGGTTCGATAGTTCTAATCAACATAATATCATTCATAGCGGTAGGTATAATCATAGCATTAATAAAATATGCATACCTGTGCATCCTGAATGATGTAGCATATTTAGTAATTTCCATCAACATGCTAAAACTTATAAGCATTCCGCTAAACTAGGCGTATTGTAGGGAACTCTTTATGACATGCATAAATGGAAGCtaatagttatatatatatatatatatatatatatatatatatatatatatatatatatatatatatacggtaaaaaggaaaagacctaTTCACCTGAAGTCCGCATTACAACTtcctagcacgaatatcgaggcatcacgaacgatcgtcgcctagaacaaatatcaaatcacgtctcagaattcttatcgatagaatacataacttacataaaacacatccctaagaacattctagaatgatttggaacccattgaccaaaagtcaaccgtcggtcGAATGTCTAccgtagggtccacaaccctatgtAACTCAATCCGGAAGATCCACACCTTGGATTTTCGATCCGTAACTTCCCAAGAGTTTCAataagcttctagaacaacatcctaaagtttcgAAATGATCCAACAGTCGAATCTCCACCAATCGCTAAAATTAAGTGGCGGCCTACAAACTTAGAAAACCCATCCGGGAAGATCCGTATGTCAGATTCCTGATCCGTCAGTTCctaatatccttaaatattatgtattattacatattaaagtttggtgacgatacAATGGTCGGATCATCGAATCATAAAATAATAAAGTGGCGGCCCTTAACGGAAATATAACCAAACAACGGAATTTCGTCAATCAGATGTCTAATATGGAATCGGGGCACCCATTTTAGCCTAGGGAGGTCAAGTGGTGTCTCTGCCCACACGCCACCGCATGCGGCGGTCGGCCGCCTTGACTCGCTAGAAAtatcaactatttccaaaaattaccaaatttcataGAAATGAAAATCTCgatgagtagagcaagttttatacttgtagtcaagtccaatttggccggaaaaagctctaatttttcttgaactcgcaggaaaccctagaaatgggtggCTTTGATCCATCACCTCCGGTGCTCCGTCGCCCTTAcaattgtttgggctttgttccaggCCTCAAGATGAGTGTTTTGGTGGTGGTAATTGAATGAAATCGTTTCACAAATGGTGGATCGTGGGCAAGGTTTGCCGCGGCACCCACGGTGGGTTTTTCACCAAACTACAActaaatttattttgattttgggtGGAAATGGTAGAGGGGAGGTTGGGTGGGTGTTTGGTAGGGGTGGTAGGTCGTGAATCACTGGAAAAATGGTGAAAGTTAGCCAGAATTACACCAGTCGAAACCGGCTCGGGTGTGTAGGTGTATGGGTCCGGTTTGGGTGCTCTGCACCTCCCTCATTTCCTTCTTTTCTGATTCATTCCTCACTTCCCTCTCTCCTCCTCATTGGCCGCCCatttcccctcctttctctcttgATTGGGCAAACCGTCCACCCCCATctctcttttccttcttcatctcaTATGCCCCTCACCCtcctttttaatattaaaataataatataataacaaaataatgttaaaataataatataataattatgagaaatatataaaataataaatagtaatcTTTACAAAAGTACTTTTCGTATTTGTAGTTTGGTAAAATTTTAACTGTAATATAAAGTTCGCGAGCGTTTGGTTAACTGAATTTTAAGTGTTGTGAGGATGAAAAGCAGCGTAAAAGCGTTTggtaaaatttaatataaaagtgACATATTTGTATACAATGACAAATGGACATAGTAGTAGGATTGAGGGCGATGACATCAGTGGTGGTAATGGTGGTGATGGTTGCGGTGGaggtgtggtggtggtgctaaTAGTGAGATGTGTTGATTGGGGTGGAGAGGTAACAATGGTGGTAGAGGAATGGTAGCATCGGCAGTGGCAGTTGTGGTTGCAATGGCAGTGGTGGCGGTGGCAACAATGATGGTGACAGTGGTAGTTGTGGttgtggtgatggtgatggtggtggttgtgGTAATGATAGTGGGGATGGCATCGATGGTGGTAACAATGGTGgtagtgatggtggtggtggtggtggtggtggtggcaataATGATGATGGTGACACTAGTGGTAGTGATGAcagtggtggaggttgtggttaTGGCGGTGGTGGTAGCAAATATGATGGTTATGTTGGCGGCGATGGTGTAAGGTTAGTATTTATAGTGATAGGTTGTAGCGTTTACTTTATTCTCTAAGGGATAAAATGTGTGGAAGGctaaataatgtcatttaaaaaaaaattaatgaaggtattacaacaattgaaaatattttttaaagacCCAACTCTACTTTTTATTAAAGCAACTTTTAAAAGTAACCTACATGctgcttttaaaagttgttgTCTCGAGCCCATTGCTTTTAAGATAAGCAGGATAattttgttttaccaaacactttttttaCTACTTAACTTTAAAGTGAAGCAATACCACATGGAGCCTCAATCTGCCAGCACCATGCTGGTCCCTTATTTATTTGCCATAACTCAACGGCTTGTcataaaaatctaaaattttgacACGAACAAGTTGAAAGACTTGCAAACACTCTTCAATTGGAATCATTCTAAAATTAatccgtttgatcactttttgctcaaGAGGAAGCCATAAATCCTACATTGGAAATATAAATTGAAGTATCAAAATCTCAcaaaaatatactaagaatagagTAAAATATACAATATAAAATAGACTCATCAcatgtaactaattttttttgtgctaCCTTGATAGGAAATCGAACACTTACATCTATCTTAATCTCAATTCATTATCTCACAGCTTGAATTGCACGAGCTAGGTGCGATACTTTGAGTTGTGAGAAGATATATGCAAGCTTATGTTTTAACCCTTTAACACGCTTGAaataatttcatgttttttagGACTGTGAAATTAATAAGTTTGTCATATTTATTTCGTATAATTTTCCTTACTAGCAAATAGATATTGGTAATACTTTTCTTCCCCATGTTAAGAAGAAGTCCAAAGTTTGAAATGCCCCAACATTCCAttggcaaaaaataaatttgttttccCTTGCTGAAATAGTGCTCTAATTAATCAGACGAGTTGGTTTACAAACGTCATAGCCGGCTGACCATTGACCCACAAAAGAGATGCGTTTTCAATTTTGGTACCCCAACAATAGCTGCGTTTTCAATTTTGTCTGTTGTTTGTCTATTGGGTTAGACTTAGAGCCCTTGTAGTTGGAACTTTTGTAGTTTCAATTTCGGTTTTCTTCATCCACTCCTCCTTTTGACTGCAAATGGCAATGAGTTCACACACGTTTCATGTCTCATTTTGTGTGTTATATTTGGCTTTCACGTGCACAGTCACTAGAGAGGAAACAAAGAAACATGTGAACAAGAAATTGGTCTGTGATGTCAATATCCAAAGCATTCAATTTGTTTGACATATTGACGAGGTTGAGTAGGTGCAGCCTTATACTGCTAGTACCATCGTGATTTTTATTTGAATCTTCCGTACCAAGACTCCGAATGTATCAATGCCATGCTGCTCAATAGTCCACCTACTAAGTAGGATTCCGCTTTCTAGTTGTATATGCGGCTAGAATTCTCTGTATCCACCCGGAAAATGGTGATTTCTCTATTCAAAACCAATTTTTTCAAGCGGGAGGACTCCCTTTTGCTTATTCCAGCTGAGGATCTGGATTTGCTACTTCGTGTAGCTCTCGAGAGCATGGAATTCGACTAGAAAGTGCTTTCCGAGATTTAGTGCTAACGAAGGTTGAGAGATAAGAACCAGTTTTAGCTAGCCTTTGATACAGTTTGGTTTGGTACTTTATTAAActggaattgaaattgaaaccaaaaattTTTTTGGTACGGTTCGATTTGGTATCATGGGTTGTACAAAATTTATAACGACCCTTATGGGTTAGTTTTGGTTTGGTATGAAAGGGTCCTATTTCAGTTTTGGGCTTCAGTTATAAGCCCCCTTTATATGTTTTTCTTGTGTGATTTAAATAGGTCCTTTTCGATTTTGGGTTAAACAGGTTTTGATTGAACCCAAATCCCATGTTGCTAATGATTGAAATAGGGCCAAGCattatcaaattttcaaatgaaatgTCTTATGGGTTCCGCATTTGTAAAAACCCAAATGAAAAAGCATGGTTCAAGTAACCGTgagatttttgttctttttccatTGCAACCACATCCACCACACACAGTACACAGCAAGTTGGCAACCAGTGCCATACACGCAAATAATCCGCAAACTGAAAATACTCACTGCCCAAGTAATCTCCaaattgaaaccacaattctTATTGAATCACACACGCTGCCCAATTTTATAAAACCACACACACACTGCCCAATTTTATAAAACCACACACACACTGCCCAACTTGCATAAAAATCCTAATCCAATCAGCCATTACAAAATAATTCACAGAAGAAAGCAAAAGTTATTGGGCAATTTTATAAATCATTAACAGAATAAAAATCCTAATTGCATAAAAATTCCCAATTTTATAAATCACACACACTGCCCAATTTTATAAACCATAGAAGCCATTCACAAGCCAAATTCTGGGCTAAATTCCTCAAATCAACTTGTGTATATATTAAAGTTTGTCGAATGCCCAATTTCTAGAGTTCGAAAACAAGACAAACAAAGCAATTAAAGAGAGAGACCATAAATTGAGAGAGATAAAACGCAAAAAACTTGAAGAGATTGAAAAGAGCGACTACCATTATGATTACAGTGGCAGCGAGTTCGACTGAAGTGGAATCTGATGAGGTGAGCAGCACTGAAGCCAATGTTCTACAAGGGGTTAGGCATTAGTCAGGATGCGGTCAGAAGATTAAGGCCTAggaggttttatttatttatttttaaattagttgaatttattataaaaaaaataaataaatgtctacttatacttaaaaattacataattatattgggctacataaattgcaaattagaacgacatataaattataaagtattagaacatattgaaaacattgggaacaaacatataattagtgttcatccaagtatccaacaagtctataaaaatttattggaaaaataaaatgtaaaatggaAGTTGTCTTTCTCTGTCTATGTGAAAGTCGTGGCCTAGGCTGGTGCCTAGGTAGGTATAGGAaacctttcttatttttaaaacaCCTAGGCAGTGGCGAATAGTCTAGTGCCTGGGTTAGGACGGGGCTTTTTAGAACACTGGCTACAGCAGACGACGAGGTTGAGATTGGATCGGGGTTGAGAATGGACGAACAACGTTGGAGAAGAATGTCGGGGTTGAGAATCGAGGAAcaagattggagaagaagatgGTGGGGTTGAGATTGGAGGGAGGTTGTTTGTCTGCTTAAGGAGGAGAATGAGGGATGAAAGCCTCAATCTAGACTCAAGAAACGAAGAGTGAGACTAGAGAGAACGATGGTTGATGGTGGAGGAATGACAGTTGGTGGAGATTGGGAGGCGATGGAGGAATGAGgttggaggaggaggtggatgGCAAGTTCGAGGTGAAAGGCTGGGGTTTGAGTTTGAAGTTGGGATCAGATGAGTGAGATCGAGCTGAAACTCgagagtgagagaaagagaataGATCGATGATCAGGTGTGGCAGCTAGAGCCCATGACAATTGTATGGACTTAGCTACCACCTAACTAAACTCAGTCACGTGGTaaaaggattttttttctttcaaactcGATTAGGTTCAATTCAGATATATAGAGAACTGGTACTAAACCAAGATTTTATATACCGGTTCTGTTTTGTACCAAAACcgaaaaaagtaaaataaaatcgATCCaaccggtttttttttttcaatttagttaggGTTTGGTTTTGATTCTTGATCCATTATGCCCATGCCTAGTTTCAGCCTTGTCAGACTTTTTGAATTTCTCCTATATCTTGGCCATATACTCCTTTGCCAAATCACATGTTGGAATACCTCCCTTATATGTTCTTCTATGACATTTTGCATAATGAGAAGTGACATTTGGTTTGCCTTTTCCCATTTAGAAAAATTCTCTTCATGTAGAATGGTGCTTTCTTCAGTTAGAGTAGTCAGCTGGGGTAACTTGAAAGCAATGTCAAACACCAACATCTCCAAATACATCTTGATCTTTAACCTTCAAGTTTTGAAGTTGTTTCCATTTAGTTTCTTAATGTTGATGAGTCTCAACTTATTGAAATCTACATAATTATTTCAAAATGATTTAATGTTGATGGAGTTTTGAGCTCCCATTGTCCCACATCGGGAAACAACCATTTGTCAAAGGCCTTTATATAGGTCAAGTCATTTCTATTAGTGATTAGgtgttggaccatttggaatgaggattgaggtttgggccactaattgtgtggattaggcttaatgattataccataatattaattaatcaagacaaaggccttgggccttggggcaCTTAAGgccaaggaattaaaattaatctgatcaattagttttaatttcgaattaagtttttaattaaattaattaaaaacgttttgattaatagatacaactctttccaaagagttgtatagcttcagatacatctaaaaggtatttgaagaggtatgaaacagcctatataactggagtcctcaATTCCATCGAAAATcatcttttttcctttccttctctTCCGTACAAACATTcaagagagtaaacacacaaagcaattcgctagaattctagaatccattgcgggttgtagaattaggtagttgaatcccagtcgagcagacgttgtagaaccacaagcacaagagtgggacgaaaatactgttcgaatgACATAACTTTTAcactagcctctaccttctgtAATCAAGGTAGTATCattgatattcttatattaatttttgtatttattgtgtAATTTCATTATGCA is a genomic window containing:
- the LOC137714323 gene encoding putative glycine-rich cell wall structural protein 1, yielding MTNGHSSRIEGDDISGGNGGDGCGGGVVVVLIRNGSIGSGSCGCNGSGGGGNNDGDSGSCGCGDGDGGGCGNDSGDGIDGGNNGGSDGGGGGGGGGNNDDGDTSGSDDSGGGCGYGGGGSKYDGYVGGDGREDSLLLIPAEDLDLLLRVALESMEFD